CCGTGGCCTTCTGAGTGAGGCAAGAGTGCTAGTTCAGCCAACTTGGCAGTGAGCCAAGTTGACATCCGTTTTTCACATATCAAAGCCAAATGCCTGCCTTCTCACCACATCCCTGCACCCATTTCTCTCCCAGTGATGCATGTACTTGATGTAATATTGCTCCATTTCTACTACTACTCTTGGTTCTATGCTCTAATACTAATTATTTTACATTTATTCATGATGAGCGATGTCACCTGTTAACCCATTTACCAAAATATCTAAATCCTTCTAGATTTGATTGCATTGTTCTTCATTAATTGGCCTGCCTCCTATTTTGGTATCATGCACAAATTTGGAAATTTTACTTATGCTCTTATCTGTTTGTGCACTCTTCTAACCATTTCAATTCTGAGCGTCCctaaaagaaaaaaaatgttcCCCTGCTTTTTCATTATGTTGCAGACCTCGGTCATTGATGAAAATTAGTACTCTGGTTATGATAGCTACTCAACACAAATGAGAAACCATCCTGTGTCACATCTACAAATGTACACTTGTTCGGTTGCTGTTTTCCCAATCAATATCTGTAACTGAAATCATCCATAACTAAAATTCTGTCCATTTTACAGTACTTTGAGATCATTAGCTAAATTTAAGTACTGCGTTCCAGTTGTAACTTACTTACCAGGTAATTCCTTTTTGTTTGGTCAATGACAGTTTTTGTATCTCTAGCAGCTGCACATTATTAGCTGTTCACTGGTTTCTAATGGGGCCAAATGTTATTTATAACTTGTGCGAATTTCAGTGTCTTATGTATGTAATTTCTTTGTCTCTTCAAGATTGCAGTGTTGACTTTCAGACAACTTCTGGAGATTTAAGTCGTTCCTCAAGATCTGAGCATGATGAAGTTAATTCAAGTTTAGTTTCTTCTGTGTCCTATGACCAGTTTTTGGTGAGGCCACTTTGTGTACCTGGTGGCAAAGAACTTTCTTATCCGCTCAAGTTTGAGAAAAGCAACATATTGGATTTGGGAGAAACTGGTCTCACTTGTATTGACCAAGAATCTGTGGAAAGCCATGATGATACTTCATCTGGTTTAAGTGATACAACACTTATTGATATCTATCCAAGTATGCTAGCTTCAATGAGTAATTTACTTGACCGTAGCTACAAGACACAGGCTGCCTCAAGGTTAGTAAAACACTATCGACGTCTCCAGTTAAATGTGTGCAAATCAAAACTAAATACATCTCGAGTTGGAATAAGAATCAAGGTCAAGATGGATTCCCAGGAATTAAAGAAGATAGAGGGTTATCCTTTTAAGTTAAAGGCGCGTGCTGGAACCAATCATATAAATAGAAAAGTGCGTTCTCTGAAGAGATACGAAGCCATAGAAGGTAACCTGGAGACAAGTTTTTCCATGACTGCTGCTGAAGGTTCTAAAGCTGTGCAACAAATAAATTCAGAATCATCTGAAATTGAAGATTGCAGTCTTCAAAATACATATAATGATGCAAGTTACTCCCAGCCACCACTGCTAAGCCCTTGCAACCCAAAAAGTCCAGAGCCAGTAACACATtgctgcaacatgaggaaaacgtCAGCTCGTATAGTAACCTCTTTGAATGGATCATCTTTGCCCCAGCTGGATAGCTTGACTAACTCTAGCAGTTTAAAATGTTCGAGCCCAAAACCCAATATGGCAAAGGCACAATCACCATGCTCAAGAATCTTTCTGAACCATCCACCGAACGCAGAATTATCTCTCTTGAACAGCAGTACACTGACAAAACAGGATTCTGTAGTAACAGATTTCAGCAGATCACCATTTAGAATGCTTTTGTGCTCGGGTAACATTTCCTGTACTGGCCAAAACAGTAAACAGAGACATTCATTTTCCTCTGTGAGTTCTGTTCCAACCATGTTCCATTCCATACAGAGCCCATTTAAAACTCAAGTAAAAGAAATGGATGCATTTGAATCAGTGTATCAAAACTTGGTTCATAATGCATTCTCCAATTCAACAACTCTGAAGCTTCCCAATATTTTGAATGTCTGTTCTGCCCCTGTTGGAACTAGAACATCAGGGACATCTGTtacaaactcaccttcccagctatcAAGAAAAAGAGCTGCCTATATTGACCAGACGAGGGAAACTTCTCAATTACCTTTAAAGAGGTTCCGCTCCTTCCCAGAGTCCTCTAGTTCAAGGCAAAGTAGTCGGGAAATGTTGCTGCTGAATACTGTACTACAAGGACAGAATTATCACTGTACACAAATGGGTGGATTTTATTCCCCGAGAAGCCAGCAAGAAAGAGAGGTGAAGTGCTAATTGACCTTTTTTAATGTGCATGCCTAGTTTTATACTTGAGTGTTACCAGGATTTTAATAAAACTTAATCATGGGCATTTGAAACATCCATACTATGCCCACATGGAGTGTCAACAAAGAATTAGCAATGGGGTTATAGATTTTTGTCATTAAAAATTTGTGTTGGATCTAGTGTTTTTTCACCTGTCTACCACTCGGCTGAAGCAAAGGCTGTGCTGAGACCAAACTGAGACGGTAAGTGTGGGTTTTATCTCTTCCTGTAGTGTATTGATACCCCAGTACTAAACATGCTTAATAACTAAACTAGCAACTGTGAATATCCAAGTTATAGCTCAATTTGAAGATCCCATAAGATCTAAACTGGGAATTAAGTTTTTGTTTTGAATCTCTACACTGAATTTTTATCTGTGGTTGTATAGAATGTTTTCCATCCAGTTTACTATGTTAGTATGTGCTGACCCTTTGTGTAAATTATAAGCATTAATTTAATtgaagttgggggggggtggggaagacatgTTTTCAAATTTGTGTTATTTTTCTTCTCACCTCACCCTATGAAGCTAATTTAGGATGGAATGCAATAGTTGGAACAAAATCTTTAAACAAAGGGAAACTAATTTAGTTGCAGTATGGTTTACTGGAAACTTTTCAAGTTGCAATCTGAAGAAGCTTTCCTACCTTGCTTGTTAAAGGCTCTTGTTTGTGCCTCAGTTATGCAGGAAAACGCAAATTCTGTCATCAGTTTCCTCTTTGTGCGTTTAAGAGGTCTCTGCTGCGTATATTGTTTGTAATGGCAATTCACTGATCATTAATCACTGCACAATTAATCTATGACCTCTAATTTGGATAGCTAACATTTTGTCTGATGGAGCATCATACAGTAAAAATGAATTATAGATTTCTGTATCTTTGAGCATGCCTTAAATTCATGGTTAATTTAAGTAATGTAGATATTGTCTGAATGCCCTCTGTCTCATTATATTATGCATACTGTATGTAAACAAGTTTCTTTGAAAacttaaatacttgaagggggggtgggtgcgggcaaATTGATCTTGGGAAAGATCCAGGGAGTGAGACTAACTAGATTATTCTTTGTAGGAGCTAGCACAGACCTAATATgccaaatggcttcctcctgtgctgtactattttatGAATGTTGCTGTCTATAAGGCATATTATAACATTTGAGATATCTGAAATGCAATTAGCCCATTTTGACTTGAGTTCTGCTtacaatttttcttttttttttacattttccaGAATATTGCAGTGGGTCCATTTATTAAATGGGAAGGTAATGCTGGATTGTACTCCAATTCTGGTATGTATTGAAATATATAGTCTAACTCCTTTGTAATTATTTATAGTCCACTTAATAGAAATGATTTTCACTTAAAACAGTTTGCATCCTTTAAGTCAGGGGTATGGGAGAGCTGATGGACACTCAATATTTCAGATATTTTGCATTGAAAAATCCTTATAACTGTGAAGAGGAAAATGCTTTGCAGCATCGATAAAGTTCAGGTATAAGCTCACCCCTGTCACCACTCCCAGCTACGAAACCTTGCCTATAATATATATATGCGCAGAGTCAGCTTTCAGTATGCATTGCTGATGGATTTCAGTGATCTCTTACAGTGTATTCATACCACGTGCAGCAACTGTGCAAAATAGTTTTGGCTTTACAATAACACAAAACAATGTGGGTTTAGAAAATTCTTTGCAATGTGCCTATTTTACAAGGTTGCACTATGCCTGGCAGCAGCATGCATTAATTCCATGCTTTAAGTACATCTGTAGTTGTTCATGATGCCCACTTGAAACTGGCCTTAGGCCCTATATTTACATCTGCAATGGACTTGTTTGCTCCTGTCTGCAGCATGTGCTATGCATGCTGTCCTCTGTTTTCTCATTGCACAGCAGCTAAACCAGTGGTCCTTAAATGGACTACTGGAGACTGCTACCCAAAACGTGGCTTcccatttttttttaatttgatatGCGGACTTGTGCATGAGAACTCCTAGCTCCACATTAAAACCCTGGGCTGCTGCCAGACACCACCTGAGGCCCTCAGCCAGTGTCTGAGCTGGCTGCATTTGTTTCAGCTCCGCAACCAGAGAGCTGCCTCTGGGGCTGAGACTGGCACTCATAGCTCGCTGATACTATCACAATGAGGTGGCCCAGACCAAAGTGCTGTGGTTCTGCCAACAGCCTCTGGGTATGTGTGCCCAGAAGTGGGCACAATACAATTTCTAAGCTCTTGGGTATAAATTCAGTATTAAGGCCTGATAAGTCTTCAAGATAAAGCAAGCAAAAGGTACCTTTTGCAGGGGATCTCATGTTTTTCCTTTGGTATCTGGTTAAATTCTGACTTATGAATCAAGCTAAATTTGCATTTCAGCAGCACTTTTGGTGTCTGGTTTAAATGTCTTCAAACTATTTTATTTCATTTGATATGATTTTGTAACTAGCAAACTCTGAAACTACCAAGAAAAGATACATAcgtacaaacatagaaaataggccattctgcccttcgagcctgctccaccattcgttataatcatggctgatcagccaactcagttacctgtttccgctttcgccccataccctttgatccctttagacccaagagctatatctaactccttcttgaaaacatacaatgttttggcctcagctgctttctgtggtagcgaattccacaagctcaccactctctgggtgaagaaatttctcctcatctcagtcctgaaaggtttaccccatatccttagactatgacccctggttctggactcccccactatcgggaacatcctttctgcatctaccctgtcaagtctgttagaattttataggtttctatgagatcccccctcactcttctgaactccagcgaatataatcctaaaggactcaatctctcctcatacgtcagtcccgccatcccaggaatcagtctggtaaaccttcgctgcactcccactatagcaagaccatccttcctcagataaggagaccaaaactgcacacaacattccaggtgtggcctcaccaaggccctgtataattgcagcaagacatccctgctcctgtactctaatcctctcgctacaaaggccaacataccatttggttttttttttaccacctgttgcacctgcatgcttattttcagcgactggtgtacgagaacacctcgctgcatattcccctctctcagtttatagccattcagataatctgccttcctgtttttgctaccaaagtggataacctcacatttatctacattaatactgcatctgtcatgcattagcccgctcattcaacttgtccaaatcaccctgaagcctctctgcatcctcctcacaactcaccctcccacccagtttggtctcatctgcaaatttggagatattacatttagttccctcatctaaatcattaatatatattgtgaatagctggggtcctagcactgatccctgcggtaccccactagtcactgcctgccattcggaaaaagacccatttatccctactctttgtttcctgtctgccaaccaattttctatccatcgcaatatactacccccaatcccatgcgctttaattttactcgctAATCTCTTACAACAAATATTTCCCTAtcatctgttttttttaatatattgtaACAATTGGTTAAGCATATAGCTAACCCAAACATTAGGTTGGGTGAACTGCAGAATCTTTGCTAGTGCATCTTCTCAAGGGTTCCTGTCCTTGATATCTTATCTACTTTTGGGACAATAGGCATGGTAGTACGGAAGTAGGAAACAAAAGGAACCAAGAGGAAAACTTGATTAGATTTAATAGTAAGCAAATCCCCACGGAGATCTTAAAAATTAAAAGATTTTTCTTAAGGTCTGGTCTGTCTGAGTTAAAGATCCTCCCCTGAAAGATTTTTTGAAGTACTGCACATCCATTGCTCTCCTGTGATGAAATCAGTCCTCCTGATATTTTAATTTTTTAGGTTTTTTTAACTGCAAACTGAGCAATGTTAAATTCGATTTGCTTATTTTTAGGTACTGCTTTGCCTGTAATAAATAGTTCTGGAAACACTGTGAGCTTATGCTTATCACCCAGACTTCGAACCAGGTATGCAGTGAAGTATTAATTTTATTGTGCAGGTTCTTGATCTTCTATCATACTCCATTGTGACTCGTCTGAAACCTCTGAAGGCCCTAGATTTAAATAACTCAGGCAAATTAAGTGAACCTTTCTGGTTTTTTGATTATGGAAAAAATTATATTAAGCTTTTGTAATCTATACTTTAGTTGTACAGCattgcagtgttgctggtgttaattcTATTGCAGTATGTTTGTGAAACTTCATTTTGCCATCAGATACAAAGTTTTTGAACAAAAATGTCACTGCCTCAGTAAGAGACAAATTCCATCTTCTTGTAGTTCTTCTGCTTCCTTCATGGGATAGCTATTGTATCCTGAAGTTCAAGATAGATAAATTATATTTAATGATCAGCTATGCATTCCCAACCTGTGCTTTAGTAAAGAAGCTTCACAATTTGTAATGATTTGTATGCTGATCTTCCTAGGAGTGTACACACATGACTGGAGATGAAAAGTGAACATTGTGGTTTAAAAGTATTGCCTGCAGTGCTTTAAAAAGTAAAATATTTTTCAATTGCTTTCCACCTATCTGTTAAATTATTGTGAAAATGGGGAGCAGCAGATGGAACAGCAGTAAATGTAATTGGTTTCACATTATCTGCTGCTAATTAGCACAAAATATTTGGTTAGTACCTAATTTTAATATAAAATGCTCCTGATGATTCAGTTTTGCACTAAAATGTAATTCTCCAATTTGAATGAATCAATGTCAATAACAGCAAAGTGGGGTTTTAGTGCTTTATAAAAATTACTGAATTAAGAGTAGACTGTATTCCTAGAAACAAAATTAATAGCTGGAATGTTGGATGTCAGGAATTAAAAACTCCCTTTTACTTCCTCCTCCTAACAGAGTGTCTAGAAAACTGGACTACAACAAACTGAACACACCAGTCTGAACTACCTGGATTTCATTAAGAAACAGTAAAGTGCATCACAAACCTGTTTTTGGTTGTCTGGCTATGTTAAAAGGATTAACTGACCATGTTCTCCAGTATTataaacagtttttaaaaaaagaaattacTAATTTAGCATGTTTTTTTCACTCTCCACTTCCTCCCACACAAGTGTGGTATTGTGCAACTTGAACAACAGGCAATAGACTTAAGAATTTATGAGAGATGACCAATCAGCAGTTCATACCTGCACCTTGGTGAAGGAACAGTACATCGGAACACTGGTCACTACCATATTTTGAATCATACGCCTTGGTATTAATTAAATATAAGTCATATTACCATAACACCTATATAGTAGACTTTAAGTGGGAAATTATATACCTACTTGCTGTTCAATCTAATATGACCATATTTTATTACTATCGTAGTCCTTCTTGTATTTCACTATATTGATGTGATTAATATTGCAGCTAAAATATTCCCCACTTTTATGGCTTTTTAATATTTTATTAACTTTTATGTATTGTGCTGAATTTAATACGATGTTTTCTTGTATTATCTGTATATGGTTACCTATGTAACAAATGATCCACGTGCATATCATAGTAATGAAAGCAAGTACGTATTCAGACCTTAGGTTTAGAGTCACTGCACAATAGTTTTGACTTTGTGAATTATAATTCCGGTGTCAAGGCCCAAACTGAATCAGAAGCAAAAAGAGTGAGATACGCAGTCTTGTTCCTCTTTGCTCTGGAATCAAGTGGCATTTACACTACAAGTGCAGCATCAGTGTGAAAGGCTGCTTCACAGCTTACTACAGTTGCAGTGTGAAATTTTCCTTGGTTTCCATGTACTTACCTGTAAAATATGATTTCTAATTTCTTGCTGGTGACTCTAAAAACTTGGAATATTTTTTCACTGGGTAGAACCTGCATCAAGTTGAAATGACGAAATTACATTTATTCATGGTCTTATCTTTGCATTTGCCATTATCAATAAGCAGTACGCCTCTATGTGTTTTATGTTAGGATTTCTGTGCTTAATTTATTTCTTGCAATGTAAATCTGGAATAAATAAGAAAATACTAGTTTGTTTCTATTGCAGTGATTTCACTACCAaaggacttatgctccagaactagccacgcccctacccaagctgttccagtacagctacaacattggcatctacccgacaatatggaaaattgcccaggtagtcctggtccacaaaaagcaggacaaatccaatctagccatcagtctgctctcaatcatcagctaagtgatggaaggtgtctttgacagtgctatcaagcagcacttgcattGCAAtatcctgttcactgatgctcagtgtgGGTTCTACCAGGGTTTCTTGGCTCCAAGCTTCtttactgccttggtccaaacatggacaaaagagctgaattccagaggtgaaagtgatttcccttgacatcaaggcagcaattgacagtGTGACAAAAAGAAGCCCtcgcaaaatttaagtcaatgggaattggaggtgggggggaaaactctccactggttggagacctacctagcacaaaggaaagttagttgtggttgttggaggccagtcatttcagccccagaacattgctacaggagttcctcagaacagtgtgctaggcccaaccatcttcacctgcttcatcaattaaCTTCTGTctaataagatcagaagtggggtgtTCATTGATTGAaaagtgttcagtactgttcacaattcctcagatcccAAAGCAGTCTATGCGTGCATATAGAAAAACCTGGACAACGTTTAGGCCTGGACTtgtattggcaagtaacattcgtagcacacaagtgccaagtaatTGCTACCTCCaaaaagagataatctaaccatctccccttgacattcaacggcattaccatcgctgaatcccccagcatcaacattctgggggttaccattgaccagaaacttaactggcccaGCCATATCAATACAATGGCTACAAAAaacatcagaggctgggaattctgcagtgagtaactcagctcctcaCTCACTAAAACCTgtcaatcatctacaaggcacaagtcaggagtgagatgtaatactttccacttgcctggatggatgcagctccaacaacactcaagaagctcgacaccatccaggacaaagcagaccacttgactggcatcccatccgccatcttaaactttcactccctcccacACCGGCACACATTtagcagcagtgggtaccatctacaagatgtacgacagcaccttccaagcccatgaccACTATCATCTAGAACGATAAGGGCTGCAGACCCATAGGaaagccaccacctgcaagttctccaagtcacacatcatcctgacttgcaactttgtccctgttccttcactgtcgctcaaaatcctgaaactccctccctaacagcattgtgggtgcacctacaccgcaTGGACTTCAGTTCAAAgtggcagtgagccaccttctcaagggcaattcaggaagtGAAATATATGCTGACCTTGCCaataatgcccacatcctatgagcaaatttaaaaaaaaaaatgagagtTCATGCTTCAACAAAAACAAAAAGCTACAATCACTACTGATCAAGCATCATCTATGAAGTGAACAGGCAACTAAAGTTTCATGCATGGACTCTTCATCTgaagtggaagagattacagatGAACATTATTttaaaagcatcaggggaaagtgaAGAAAGAAGATATGCATAGTGTAAATAGcttttagtaaaaaaaaaaaagtggagTATAGGCAGGTTGAAAGGAAAGCCATTGAAGTCGAGTCTACTGCCCCAGGAGCCTGCTAGTAGGAAAACATAGGTTAACACCAAGGGTGCGGACTACCTTTGCAAAACTTCTTACCCCCAACCCCATATCCAAAAATGCAATGCACACCTATCCCATATTGCCAGAGAGAAAAACGGGTTCTACAGTTCAGGTCAGAAGTTGTTAAGTCATCAATAAAGCGAGAAGACTGAAAGCACTTGGTTCGAAGAGAACTTGAGCTTGAGTTCATTTTCATTGGAACGTTATCGAAATCCAAAGAAGGAGAATCAGAGTGGGACCGAATTCAGGTGGCAAGCAACAGGAAATTTGGAGTCGTGAATGGAAGCGTTCAACTAAAAGGTTGCTCTGCATTTTGCCTCCCCAGTACTTGCTCCAACCTTAAATGCTGTATTTGCTGCTTGCTTAGCTTTCTTTTTGGGGCTCATATGAGGTAATCTCGGAAACGTGCACTGATTCAAGTATAGTAACTGTAAACTGCACAAGATGCCAAAAGCTAATACACAACGCAACACTGCTTAATTTTTCTGTCTACGTACGgttgatttcaacttccccaatattaactgggatagtcttagtgaaaaaggcttaaaggggacggaattcttaaagtgcatacaggagagctttttgagccagcatgtagaaagtcctacaagagaaggggcagtactggacctaatcttagggaataaagccagacaagtggtagaagtgtcagtgggggaacatttcagggatagtgaccataactaagatttaaggtggttatggaaaaggacaaagatgggccggaaataaaggtactgaattgggggaaggccgatttcaatatgataaaataggatctggccaaagtggactgggagcagctacttgtaggaaaatgtacatcagaccagttggagtcattcaaaaaggaaatagtgagagttcaaggctaacatattcccgtaaaggtgaagggtaggaccaataagtccagggaaccctggatgtcaagggatatagagatttGGATAAGGTTAAATTGGTTTATGGCAGATtctgagcgctgaaaacagcggagaccctagaggcctatagaaagtgggggggggtgcttcctaaaaagtaattaggagagcgaagatggggcatgagaaaacactggcgggcaagacaaaggaaaatcccaaggcattttaaaagtatattaagggcaagaggataacctgggaaagaatagggcccattaaggaccaaagtggcaatctgtgtgtggagccagaggatgtaggtgaggttttaaattattacttttcatctgtgtttactatggagaaggacaatgtaggagtagagatcaaggagggagtttgtgatatacttaaacaaattagcgttgaaagggaggaagtattagcggttttagcagtcttaaaagtggataaatccccaggcctagatgagatgtatcccaggctgctatgtgaggcaagggaggagattgcaggggctctgacacaaattttcaaatcctccctggccacaggcgaagtgccagaggactggaggacagcgaatgtggtaccagtattgaagaagggtagcagggataaaccaggtatatCAGGCCAATGagtataacatcagtggtaaggaaactattggaaagaaatctgagggacaggattaatctccacttggagaggcagagattaatcaaggatagtcagcacagctttgtcaaggggagatcatgtctaataaatttgaatttttcgaggaagtgactgggtgtgtagatgagggtaaagcagttgatatagtcgacatgaccttcagtaaggcttttgatcaggtctcacatgggagattggttaagaaggtaagaacccatgggatctagggcaatttggcaaattggatccaaaattggctgagtggcaggaggcagaggggatggtcgagggttgtttttgcgattggaagcctgtgaccagtggtgtaccgcaggggtcggtgctgggatccttgctgtttgtagtatacattaatgatttagacgtgaatatgggagatattatcagtaagttcgcagatgacacgaaaattcgtggtgtcataaatagtgatgaggatagccttacattacaggaagacatagatgggcagagcagtggcaaataaaatttaatcctgagacgtgaggtgatgcactttgggcggactaacaaggcaagggaatatacaatggatggtaggaccctaggaggtacagagagaccttggtgtacttgtccatagatcactgaaggcagcagcacaggtagacaaggtggttaagaaggcatatgggatacttgcctttattagccgaggcatctaagagcagggaggttatgatggagctgtataaaaccctagttcggccacagctggagtactgtgtacagttctagtcgccacactaggaaggatgtgattgcactggagagggtgcagaggagattcaccaggatgttgcctggggtggagcatttcagctatgaagagagactggataggctagggttgttttccttagagcagagaaggctgagggagggcctgattgaggcatacagaattatgaggggcatagatgcatagatgtctctagatgcagaaatcaacaagcgcatgggaaaggcttccactgctatgtccagactggccaagagagtgtgggaaaatggcgcactgacacggaacacaaaagtccgagtgtatcaggcctgtgtcctcagtaccttgctctatggcagcgaggcctggacaatgtatgtcagccaagagcgacgtctcaattcattccatcttcgctgcctccggagaatacttggcatcaggtggcaggaccgtatctccaacacagaagtcctcgaggcggccaacatccccagcttgtacacactactgagtcagcggcgcttgagatggcttggccatgtgagccgcgtggaagatggcaggatccccaaagacacattatacagcgagctcgccacaggtatcagacccaccggccgtccatgtctctgctttaaagacgtctgcaaacgcgacatgaaatcctgtgacattgatcacaagtcgtgggagtcagttgccagcgtttgccagagctggcaggcagccataaagatggggctaaaatgtggcgagtcgaagagacttagtagttggcaggaaaaaagacagaggtgcaaggggagagccaactgtgcaacagccccaacaaacaa
The genomic region above belongs to Heterodontus francisci isolate sHetFra1 chromosome 10, sHetFra1.hap1, whole genome shotgun sequence and contains:
- the LOC137374172 gene encoding uncharacterized protein isoform X3; translated protein: MGDMNVGDKYQIDVDMLATADGNLGKQVLVECVGRTKDKPLIMFTPTSKVKVGLSRFFHDCSVDFQTTSGDLSRSSRSEHDEVNSSLVSSVSYDQFLVRPLCVPGGKELSYPLKFEKSNILDLGETGLTCIDQESVESHDDTSSGLSDTTLIDIYPSMLASMSNLLDRSYKTQAASRLVKHYRRLQLNVCKSKLNTSRVGIRIKVKMDSQELKKIEGYPFKLKARAGTNHINRKVRSLKRYEAIEGNLETSFSMTAAEGSKAVQQINSESSEIEDCSLQNTYNDASYSQPPLLSPCNPKSPEPVTHCCNMRKTSARIVTSLNGSSLPQLDSLTNSSSLKCSSPKPNMAKAQSPCSRIFLNHPPNAELSLLNSSTLTKQDSVVTDFSRSPFRMLLCSGNISCTGQNSKQRHSFSSVSSVPTMFHSIQSPFKTQVKEMDAFESVYQNLVHNAFSNSTTLKLPNILNVCSAPVGTRTSGTSVTNSPSQLSRKRAAYIDQTRETSQLPLKRFRSFPESSSSRQSSREMLLLNTVLQGQNYHCTQMGGFYSPRSQQERENIAVGPFIKWEGNAGLYSNSGTALPVINSSGNTVSLCLSPRLRTRVSRKLDYNKLNTPV
- the LOC137374172 gene encoding uncharacterized protein isoform X1, whose amino-acid sequence is MMECDVGDGLKRNGWKFMEAMERIFEKYNQPFEDDLLINLEDMTVDTPSGAKPWCPIDSQLCLLRKQTRDNPKEKSEKLYESDVSQEQLMSTKLSSQAYQTSDIEVLKDGQCTQSTSKLKTSISMGDMNVGDKYQIDVDMLATADGNLGKQVLVECVGRTKDKPLIMFTPTSKVKVGLSRFFHDCSVDFQTTSGDLSRSSRSEHDEVNSSLVSSVSYDQFLVRPLCVPGGKELSYPLKFEKSNILDLGETGLTCIDQESVESHDDTSSGLSDTTLIDIYPSMLASMSNLLDRSYKTQAASRLVKHYRRLQLNVCKSKLNTSRVGIRIKVKMDSQELKKIEGYPFKLKARAGTNHINRKVRSLKRYEAIEGNLETSFSMTAAEGSKAVQQINSESSEIEDCSLQNTYNDASYSQPPLLSPCNPKSPEPVTHCCNMRKTSARIVTSLNGSSLPQLDSLTNSSSLKCSSPKPNMAKAQSPCSRIFLNHPPNAELSLLNSSTLTKQDSVVTDFSRSPFRMLLCSGNISCTGQNSKQRHSFSSVSSVPTMFHSIQSPFKTQVKEMDAFESVYQNLVHNAFSNSTTLKLPNILNVCSAPVGTRTSGTSVTNSPSQLSRKRAAYIDQTRETSQLPLKRFRSFPESSSSRQSSREMLLLNTVLQGQNYHCTQMGGFYSPRSQQERENIAVGPFIKWEGNAGLYSNSGTALPVINSSGNTVSLCLSPRLRTRVSRKLDYNKLNTPV
- the LOC137374172 gene encoding uncharacterized protein isoform X2, with protein sequence MLDLKTSISMGDMNVGDKYQIDVDMLATADGNLGKQVLVECVGRTKDKPLIMFTPTSKVKVGLSRFFHDCSVDFQTTSGDLSRSSRSEHDEVNSSLVSSVSYDQFLVRPLCVPGGKELSYPLKFEKSNILDLGETGLTCIDQESVESHDDTSSGLSDTTLIDIYPSMLASMSNLLDRSYKTQAASRLVKHYRRLQLNVCKSKLNTSRVGIRIKVKMDSQELKKIEGYPFKLKARAGTNHINRKVRSLKRYEAIEGNLETSFSMTAAEGSKAVQQINSESSEIEDCSLQNTYNDASYSQPPLLSPCNPKSPEPVTHCCNMRKTSARIVTSLNGSSLPQLDSLTNSSSLKCSSPKPNMAKAQSPCSRIFLNHPPNAELSLLNSSTLTKQDSVVTDFSRSPFRMLLCSGNISCTGQNSKQRHSFSSVSSVPTMFHSIQSPFKTQVKEMDAFESVYQNLVHNAFSNSTTLKLPNILNVCSAPVGTRTSGTSVTNSPSQLSRKRAAYIDQTRETSQLPLKRFRSFPESSSSRQSSREMLLLNTVLQGQNYHCTQMGGFYSPRSQQERENIAVGPFIKWEGNAGLYSNSGTALPVINSSGNTVSLCLSPRLRTRVSRKLDYNKLNTPV